The DNA sequence CGTTGAAGGTTCTTATGCCGGCTTCGCTCAGAACCAACTGCTGATTACCTGCGGCTAAGATGACCTCGGCGGCGCCGAGCCACTCATCTAGGCTGGCCATGGTGTTGCGCTCTAAGATCACCGGCATGTGCAGCGCGCCCACTTGTTCGAGTAGATCGCGATTGTGCATCTGCTTGCCGCTGATCAGCAGCATGTCGGCGTGATCGCTGGCCAGGGTCAGCTCGCTCTCATGTTCGATGGCGACGATACAGGCCAGATCAAACTGGTTCAGGGCTCGGCGCATCTCACTCAGTTGGCGATTGGCCATGGGGTTGGTATTTAGCTCGCTGACGGTCACCGCCTGGAAACCCGCCTCCTTTATCTGTTTCGCCAGCTGGCCGTAGTGGTCGGACTCTTGGCTCAGCGCCAATTGAGCGATGGCGCCAAACTGACCGTTGCCTATCTGTAGCTGTCTGCAGATGACGCTGGTGACCTGTGGATGTTCGGCTAGGCTATGACGCTGGTGTTTGGCATCCTGCTTCTCTTTGGCCTGTTGATCCGCTTCGCGGCTGGTGGTGGGCTCTATCATCAGCTGGCTGTTGCTTAGCTGAGTCGGATTGACGGTTTCGCAAGGGTAGCAGCCCAGCACCTTGATGAAGCGGGTGATGCGCTCAAGCTCCTTCAATGCCTGCTGCATCTCGTCACTGGCTAGATTCGCGTCGAGGTCCAGATAGAACATCTCTTCCCATGGCGTGCCTGGAATAGGGCGGGATTCGAGCTTGCTCATGTTGAGATCATGGGCCTTTAGGATAAGCAGGGCTTCCACCAAGGCGCCGGGCTTCTGTCCCGTGGCCATGATGAGAGTTGTCTTGGCCGGCAGCTGCTCGGGCACCGCAATCGCCTTTCTTGCCACGACAATGAAGCGGCTCTGGTTGATCTTCTGGTTGGCCAGCTCGTGCTCAACAGCCTCGAGTTGATACAGGGCGCCCCCTTCGACGCTGCCGATGGCGGCGACGCTGTTGTCGTCGGCCTCGAGTACCCTTTCCATGGCCTCGGCGCTGCTGGAGCAGTATTCCAGTTTAAACTCGCCATGTTGGCTCAGGTAGCGACTGCACTGGCTAATGGGTTGCGGATGGGCATAGATGGTCTTGATCTGCTTGACGTTGGTACCCGGCTTGGCCAGCAGGCAATGGCCTACCTCTATGGTGGTCTCGCCGACGATGGCCAGGCTGGTGTGCTGCAGCACGTCATAGACTTCGTTGATCGAGCCAGAGGAGGTGTTCTCGATCGGCAGGAAGCCGTAATCCGCATGACCGGACTCCACCGCCTGCACTATCTCATCGAAGCTCTTGCAGCCCAGATCCTGCATGCCCACTTGACGGCGCTCGCAGTAGCGGGTGGCGGCGAGATAGGAGTAGGAGCCGCGAGCGCCCAGATAGGCGATGTTATATTGCTGCTTCTGCAAGTCTGGATTGGCACGCCCCTGTAGGTAGGCCTGCTGGTTCAATACCGAGTCTTCGATGATGCTCTGATAGAGAGAGAGGACATAGTGGGCGTCGAGTCCCTGCTCGCGTCCCTGCTTAACCAGGCGGGCCAGCAGCTCTTTCTCTCTCTGGGTGTCGCGTATCGGGCGAATATCGACCTCTTTGCTGCGGGCGACGTCAAGACTCAGTGCCCGTCGTTTGGCCAGCAGTGCCAGCAGTTCATTGTCGAGTGCGGTGATCTGTTCCCGGGTATGGCTAAGGGGATGTGGTTTGGTCATGCTATCCTCTGTCGTTGAACGCTTCTCGATTACTAATACAAATAACTACAAATAAAAAAGCCCCCCATAATGGGAGGCCTTGGAATTTTTACTTTCGTTTTTACACCGAAATTCCGCCTCCCTAGAAGGGTGGAATAAAAAAGAAAGTAAAAAAAGCTTGGGTGTTCATTTTCATAGCCTTCAAATTAAGCCCTGCTCAATACCCTGTCAATCAAAAAAGGGACAAAGTGAGAATTTATCCCTTTGGGAATAAGCCGCCGGCTCTGACTGGGGGAGTCGCTATTAATAGAAAGCGCACCTATTGAGGTGCGCCGGGAGAGTAAAAGATCAGAATTTAAGATGGGGCATCCTCCTTTGTTTGTCGCCTGCAGATGAAAGCACTGCGGCAGGTGATAAGGGAGAGGCAGCTGGCTAATCGACTAGCGGTGATCCAATGGCCTGTTAACGTCTACTACGTTGGTTTGCCTTGATTGGTTATCTGGCTGCCTCAGTTAGGGAAAAAGCACTCAATATTAAAATGGGACTGCGCTCCTTTCTCACTACTTAGGGGGCAATAGTTTGAGATTATCTCAGCGGCCACCCTATGGCTCTCGGGGACGACTTGTTTGGCGCTATGCCTAGTTCCTATTTGGGCTCATCTTAAGCCTTAGGTTGCGTGAGTCGCCTACAATAAATCAAACGTGAAAGATTAACGTCTTGCGTTTGGCTAATGTGACCTCTTACTCCTGTGTTGGCTTGCATGTGACATCAGAGACGGCACTTAATAGTAAGTATAACAAGGGCGGACAACATAGCTAGTTCGTTAGCTGAGTTCCACGGCTTCTTATTGAAGGCCTGTGGCTGGTTTGAATGTCCGTCCTCGTCTTTTGCCTGTCGCTGTACCTTTATTTAGGTGGCGATTTGATTATCCACCAAGTTTGGGTAAGTGGCTTTTGTGCCAGTTCGTTAGCGTTCGTTCCTCGGTCTATGCCTGAGGCGATATTTCGCCACTTACGGTTAAATCTGTTACGCCGCGTATTCCTTATCTATTGTCTCGTCATACTCGTCGTCTAATTCGGCGCTTTCTGGCGTTGGGCTTGTCGCTGGAGCTGTGTAGCGAGCTCCTTCCGGTTTGTGGCTGAGGCGATTGAGCTGTTTCTCCAATTTTTGACCCATTGCATTGATTGCTGCATAGAGATCTTTGTCTTTCGCCTGAGCAAATAAGGTGTTGCTTGGTATACCGACTGAAGCTTCTATCTTAAACCCTTGCTTCTCTTGACCTATGATTACATGTGGATTTATGAGCTGTACATCGTGTCTACTTAGTTTTTCTAAACGGCTCTCGATACGTTCACGGATAGGAGTGGTGACTTCGAAATCTTTACTTGTAATCTTTATCATATGTCGAACCTTTCGTTGTTTCCTTGACTTCAGATTACCAATTTAGCCCCTACAAAACGTGATCTAGATCAACTTTTTGCAGCCATTATTTTCCGTTCGTTGGTTATTTGAGCCCTTAGACAAAATTGCAAAATAAACATTAGGAATGGCTTGTATTTCTCTATTTTAGGCTGCATATTTGACTGGATAACACTGCTTACATAAATCTATTTGCCTCTCCCTATCGCTTCAAATATCATCAATTTCATTATTTTCTAAAGCGATGAGTTATAAGATGTCCTCAGTAGAAAACCCTCAGTCTGGCCAGGTAAAAATTAAGGTATGGGATCTGCCTACGCGCCTGTTTCATTGGTCCATGATAGCGCTGCTCGGTGGTCTATGGTGGAGCGCCGAGGTGGGGGAGATGCAATGGCATCAGGTATTTGCCTATGGCCTATTGATCTTGATTGGCTTTCGTATTCTCTGGGGCATAGTGGGCAGCGAGACCTCGCGCTTTAGTCATTTTGTTAAGTCGCCGACTCAGGTGCTGGCCTATGTCAAACAGCCACAGCGTCGTAGCATAGGTCATAATCCCCTCGGTGGTTATATGGTGGTGGCGATGATCTTGGTGCTGGTAGCGCAGCTCACCACAGGCCTGTTTGCCACAGACGAAGTCTTTACCGAAGGGCCGCTATACAGTTATGTGAGCAGCGAGCTTGCCGGGACCCTGACCTGGCTGCATAAGCAAAATTTCAATTTACTCCTGCTGCTGGCGGTTTTGCATATTCTTGCAGTGATCTGGCACGGCATTAAAGGTGACAAGTTGGTGGGCGCCATGATCACCGGCTATAAGAGTGTCAGCCGCGAGAGTGTTACCGAGTTTAAGTTTCGCTCAGGCCTGATGGCCCTGACCCTGGTTGGTGTGTTAGCGGGCCTAGTGGTGAACTATCTGATTTGGCCAATCGCGGCCATGCTTTAGCGCTATTAGATCTTAGTGTTGTTAGGTCGAAGTGGTATTAAATTGAAGCGTGATCGGCCGCGCTGAAGCAAAGGATAAAAAAAGGGAGCTTAACTGCTCCCTTTTTTATTCGTCTAACGAGTGATCTTACTGGTCGTCTGACTAGTCGTCTGCAATAGTCGAGTTTGAATTAGTCTTTCTTGTAGACGTCGTGGCAGCCCTTACAGCTCTTGCCTGTGTTCATAAAGGCTTGCTTGATAGCGTTCTGATCGCTTGATTGTGCGGCAACGGCGAGTTTAGCGGCGTTGTCTTGGAAAGCGCTCATCTTAGCGTCGAAATCGGCCTTGTCGCTCCAGATCTTTGCCAGCGCATCTGTGTGGCCCTTGTCAGAACCGGCAACGAATCCTTCGGCAGGTAGCTTGCTCAGTGCGGCAACGTTTTGTGCACGCATGGCAAAGACTTCGGCGTCGAACGGCTTCTTGCCCTTAAGCATGGCGCCCATGTCGCCAAAGTTGTGAGCGATCAGGCCAAAAGCAGATTGACGATAGTGGATCGCATCGTCTGTCTCTTTGAAGTTATTGGCTTGTACCGCTGAGGCCAGTAAGGCACTGCCGGCTAGGGCTAGCAGGCTTAATTTAATCTGTTTTTTCATGGCAATCATTCTCACTACTTTGTGGTTTTATGTGATCTAACGCAAACATTCTAATCTTAATTAACTATCAGATACTATAGATTTTTCTGTAAAACACCGGCCAAAATGTGTCCGAATGTGTCTAACCCTTAGGCGCTCGACTAACAGCATCTATGGCCCAGATAGCCAGCGCGACAGGTTTCTTGGTACACTTGCTTGTACTGGTAGGCAATGACAGCTTAGGAGCCAAAGTGCGCGCAAATTGGGATCTGGTTTTAGAAAAAGTGGTCAACCATCAAGACACCGACGCCTTGATGGATCTGTTCGATTTGCTGCTCACTGAAGAGGAGCGCAGCGCCATCGCCGGGCGGCTGAAGGTGTTTCAGGCCTTGCTGCTGGGAGAGATGAGCCAGCGACAGATTGCCGCCGAGTTCGAGATCAGTATCGCCACCATCACACGTTGTTCAAATTACCTCAAACATATGCCAGCAGAGCAGCGCGAGCGCATCAAGGCGCTCATTCTCTAACGGCAAGCTTTTACACTACTCAGTCTGTTAACTATTCAGGTTGTTAACTAGCAGTTCTATCCGGAAGCTCTCTAACTAGATCACCCGAATTGTCACGGGTAGTTGGTGCTGACGATAGCTGCGGCGCTGCGCCAGACGAAACAGTGCGAAACAGGTTAATCCTGCGCCGGCAAACATCAGATAATTCGAGTCGCCATGGCGAAAGACAAACAGGGCGCCTAGTAGGTATTTATAGGGCAATAGATTATAGAGGGCTTCAGGCAAGAGTCCGCGCCTGCGACGCTTGGGATTGTCGCTCCGCCGGTTTTGCGAACGCATATTGAAGATACGCGCGCCGAGAAGGAAGATGATCACGGCTAAGAGCACAGGAAGGGGCGCCGGGCTCAGCAATATGGTACTTGCTGCGATGAGCAGGTAGATGGCGGGGAGTTTTTCATAGACGGGCTGAGCTATCATGTCGATATCCTTATCGTTAATACGCAGCGAGCAGATTCGGTCTTGAAGCATAAAATAAAAGAGTCGGCTTCACCTAATAAAAGGTGGCCGACTCTCTTCAGAATCCTACCTGAGATTGACGCGCCTGCGTCCAACTAAGGCTTTAGATTGAGTGCTTAGCGTTAGTGCTTAGCGTTAGAGCTTAGTGCTGGCAGCCGCAACCGCCGTTGCCGTCACAACCTTCTTTGGCTGGCTTCTCAGGATCTTCGCTACAGCAACCGCCATGGTGACCATGACCTTCGCCGCCACAGCAACCACCCTCATGGCTATGCTCGTGGCTACCACAGCCGCCGGCCGCATGGATATGGCCATGGGCGATCTCTTCGGCGCTAGCGTCGCGTACTGACAGTACTTCAACGCTGAAGTTAAGGGTTTGACCCGCGAGTGGGTGGTTACCGTCAACCACGACCACATCGTCTTTCACTTCAGTCACTTGTACCGGACGTTGGCCCATCTCTGTTTCGGCGATAAAACGCATGCCAGGCACGATATCTTCGATATCGCCGAAGGCTGCTAATGGGACATCTTGGCGTAAACCATCGTGGTAAGGACCGTAAGCCTGTTCGGCTTCTACGGTAACGTCGAGCTTGTCGCCAACACTTTTGCCTTCGAGCGCCTGCTCAAGGCCTGGGATCATGTTTTCTGCACCGTGAAGGTATAGCATTGGCTCACCTTCAAATGAACTCTCGA is a window from the Shewanella loihica PV-4 genome containing:
- a CDS encoding chorismate mutase is translated as MTKPHPLSHTREQITALDNELLALLAKRRALSLDVARSKEVDIRPIRDTQREKELLARLVKQGREQGLDAHYVLSLYQSIIEDSVLNQQAYLQGRANPDLQKQQYNIAYLGARGSYSYLAATRYCERRQVGMQDLGCKSFDEIVQAVESGHADYGFLPIENTSSGSINEVYDVLQHTSLAIVGETTIEVGHCLLAKPGTNVKQIKTIYAHPQPISQCSRYLSQHGEFKLEYCSSSAEAMERVLEADDNSVAAIGSVEGGALYQLEAVEHELANQKINQSRFIVVARKAIAVPEQLPAKTTLIMATGQKPGALVEALLILKAHDLNMSKLESRPIPGTPWEEMFYLDLDANLASDEMQQALKELERITRFIKVLGCYPCETVNPTQLSNSQLMIEPTTSREADQQAKEKQDAKHQRHSLAEHPQVTSVICRQLQIGNGQFGAIAQLALSQESDHYGQLAKQIKEAGFQAVTVSELNTNPMANRQLSEMRRALNQFDLACIVAIEHESELTLASDHADMLLISGKQMHNRDLLEQVGALHMPVILERNTMASLDEWLGAAEVILAAGNQQLVLSEAGIRTFNEQQRPTLDLSGLISLKERSHLPVLLNTRYACQQEELASQAGAAKALKADGLVLGVSDPQQLKGHSDILARLYRG
- the hpf gene encoding ribosome hibernation-promoting factor, HPF/YfiA family, translated to MIKITSKDFEVTTPIRERIESRLEKLSRHDVQLINPHVIIGQEKQGFKIEASVGIPSNTLFAQAKDKDLYAAINAMGQKLEKQLNRLSHKPEGARYTAPATSPTPESAELDDEYDETIDKEYAA
- a CDS encoding cytochrome b/b6 domain-containing protein; the encoded protein is MSSVENPQSGQVKIKVWDLPTRLFHWSMIALLGGLWWSAEVGEMQWHQVFAYGLLILIGFRILWGIVGSETSRFSHFVKSPTQVLAYVKQPQRRSIGHNPLGGYMVVAMILVLVAQLTTGLFATDEVFTEGPLYSYVSSELAGTLTWLHKQNFNLLLLLAVLHILAVIWHGIKGDKLVGAMITGYKSVSRESVTEFKFRSGLMALTLVGVLAGLVVNYLIWPIAAML
- a CDS encoding c-type cytochrome, translating into MKLSLLALAGSALLASAVQANNFKETDDAIHYRQSAFGLIAHNFGDMGAMLKGKKPFDAEVFAMRAQNVAALSKLPAEGFVAGSDKGHTDALAKIWSDKADFDAKMSAFQDNAAKLAVAAQSSDQNAIKQAFMNTGKSCKGCHDVYKKD
- the trpR gene encoding trp operon repressor; protein product: MRANWDLVLEKVVNHQDTDALMDLFDLLLTEEERSAIAGRLKVFQALLLGEMSQRQIAAEFEISIATITRCSNYLKHMPAEQRERIKALIL
- the slyD gene encoding peptidylprolyl isomerase, which gives rise to MIITQHKAVSIHYRLTNQQGELIESSFEGEPMLYLHGAENMIPGLEQALEGKSVGDKLDVTVEAEQAYGPYHDGLRQDVPLAAFGDIEDIVPGMRFIAETEMGQRPVQVTEVKDDVVVVDGNHPLAGQTLNFSVEVLSVRDASAEEIAHGHIHAAGGCGSHEHSHEGGCCGGEGHGHHGGCCSEDPEKPAKEGCDGNGGCGCQH